In one window of Juglans regia cultivar Chandler chromosome 3, Walnut 2.0, whole genome shotgun sequence DNA:
- the LOC109002505 gene encoding uncharacterized mitochondrial protein AtMg00860-like: MVFRPFFRRFVLVFFDNILMYSSYMEEHIGHLKQVLSTLASCCLYAKRSKCLFWVPEVEYLGHIVTSKGVKPDPKKVGAMLEWPVPKNAKSLMGFLGLTGYYHKFIKMYGLIAALITDLLKKNSFFWNDKAARAFLELKTAVTSPPIFKLPEFSQPFTLECDASGGGIGVVLM, encoded by the coding sequence ATGGTTTTTAGACCATTTTTTAGGAGGTTTGTGTTGGTTTTCTTCGACAACATACTGATGTACAGTAGCTATATGGAGGAACACATTGGACATCTTAAGCAGGTGTTAAGCACTCTTGCTAGCTGCTGCTTATATGCTAAGAGATCTAAATGCTTATTTTGGGTACCTGAGGTTGAATACTTGGGCCACATAGTGACTAGCAAAGGAGTTAAGCCTGATCCTAAAAAGGTAGGAGCTATGTTGGAGTGGCCAGTGCCTAAAAACGCAAAATCGTTAATGGGTTTCCTAGGGTTAACAGGTTACTatcataaattcatcaaaatgtATGGTTTAATTGCAGCACTCATCACTGATCTcttaaaaaagaattcatttTTCTGGAATGACAAGGCTGCTAGGGCTTTTTTGGAGCTCAAAACTGCAGTGACTTCACCCCCAATATTTAAGCTGCCTGAATTCTCCCAACCCTTCACTTTAGAGTGTGATGCAAGTGGAGGGGGTATAGGTGTTGTCCTCATGTAG
- the LOC109002517 gene encoding choline-phosphate cytidylyltransferase 2-like isoform X1, with the protein MGDQQQSVNGNGNNNNNNNKESGGGGVEERPVRVYADGIYDLFHFGHARALEQAKKLFPNTYLLVGCCNDELTHKYKGKTVMNEKERYESLRHCRWVDEVIPNAPWVLTMEFLDKHQIDYVAHDSLPYADASGAGKDVYEFVKSIGKFKETKRTDGISTSDIIMRILKDYNQYVMRNLDRGYTRKDLGVSYVKEKRLRVNMGLKKLRERVKKQQEKVGEKIQTVAKTARIHRNEWVENADRLVAGFLEMFEEGCHKMGTAIKDRIQERLRGQQLRGLIYDEEFDVFYDDSDEDEDEDDEEEEEKHYYDNEDKK; encoded by the exons atgGGGGATCAGCAGCAGAGTGTTAATGGCAACGGcaacaataataacaacaacaacaaggagagtggtggtggtggtgtggaGGAAAGACCAGTTCGAGTATATGCCGATGGAATATACGATCTCTTCCACTTCGGTCACGCCCGCGCTCTCGAGCAAGCCAAGAAACT GTTTCCAAACACATATCTGCTCGTTGGATGCTGCAATGATGAACTCACCCACAAGTACAAGGGCAAAACTGTCATGAATGAGAAGGAACGATACGAGTCTCTCCGCCACTGCAG ATGGGTTGATGAGGTTATCCCCAATGCACCATGGGTGCTAACAATGGAATTCCTTGACAAACACCAGATTGATTATGTTGCACATGATTCTCTTCC TTATGCTGATGCAAGTGGGGCTGGAAAAGATGTCTATGAATTT GTCAAGTCCATTGGGAAATTTAAGGAAACAAAACGGACTGATGGGATCTCCACATCTGATATTATAATGAGGATTCTCAAAGATTACAATCAGTATGTGATGCGTAATTTGGACCGTGGATATACAAGAAAGGACTTGGGTGTTAGCTATgtcaag GAAAAGCGGCTTAGAGTGAACATGGGTTTGAAGAAATTGCGTGAGAGAGTGAAGAAACAACAAGAGAAAGTTGGAGAGAAG ATACAAACTGTAGCGAAAACTGCTAGGATTCATCGCAATGAATGGGTGGAGAATGCTGATCGACTGGTTGCTGGATTTCTTGAGATGTTTGAAGAAGGTTGCCATAAAATG GGAACAGCTATCAAAGACCGAATACAAGAGCGGCTGAGGGGGCAACAGTTAAGGGGGCTTATATatgatgaagaatttgatgTTTTCTATGATGACtctgat
- the LOC109002517 gene encoding choline-phosphate cytidylyltransferase 1-like isoform X2, with product MGDQQQSVNGNGNNNNNNNKESGGGGVEERPVRVYADGIYDLFHFGHARALEQAKKLFPNTYLLVGCCNDELTHKYKGKTVMNEKERYESLRHCSYADASGAGKDVYEFVKSIGKFKETKRTDGISTSDIIMRILKDYNQYVMRNLDRGYTRKDLGVSYVKEKRLRVNMGLKKLRERVKKQQEKVGEKIQTVAKTARIHRNEWVENADRLVAGFLEMFEEGCHKMGTAIKDRIQERLRGQQLRGLIYDEEFDVFYDDSDEDEDEDDEEEEEKHYYDNEDKK from the exons atgGGGGATCAGCAGCAGAGTGTTAATGGCAACGGcaacaataataacaacaacaacaaggagagtggtggtggtggtgtggaGGAAAGACCAGTTCGAGTATATGCCGATGGAATATACGATCTCTTCCACTTCGGTCACGCCCGCGCTCTCGAGCAAGCCAAGAAACT GTTTCCAAACACATATCTGCTCGTTGGATGCTGCAATGATGAACTCACCCACAAGTACAAGGGCAAAACTGTCATGAATGAGAAGGAACGATACGAGTCTCTCCGCCACTGCAG TTATGCTGATGCAAGTGGGGCTGGAAAAGATGTCTATGAATTT GTCAAGTCCATTGGGAAATTTAAGGAAACAAAACGGACTGATGGGATCTCCACATCTGATATTATAATGAGGATTCTCAAAGATTACAATCAGTATGTGATGCGTAATTTGGACCGTGGATATACAAGAAAGGACTTGGGTGTTAGCTATgtcaag GAAAAGCGGCTTAGAGTGAACATGGGTTTGAAGAAATTGCGTGAGAGAGTGAAGAAACAACAAGAGAAAGTTGGAGAGAAG ATACAAACTGTAGCGAAAACTGCTAGGATTCATCGCAATGAATGGGTGGAGAATGCTGATCGACTGGTTGCTGGATTTCTTGAGATGTTTGAAGAAGGTTGCCATAAAATG GGAACAGCTATCAAAGACCGAATACAAGAGCGGCTGAGGGGGCAACAGTTAAGGGGGCTTATATatgatgaagaatttgatgTTTTCTATGATGACtctgat